From the Desulfovibrio sp. JY genome, one window contains:
- a CDS encoding LysR family transcriptional regulator, translating into MNLLDPWQLRTFLAAASAPSFRQAASDIALAPSTVTMQIQALEETLGVPLFQRAAGRMVLTEHGQRLVGHARRWLELEAEIRRGIGGDETASPELSVRISESLGLELVPAILPRFRQRFPHTRLILATQSRQGLASDLRQGGVDLGIILGEPFAAEGVAMEEIHREPLVVIVPPRSDLARLAVVGPEELAVRELLVTRHIWSVRRRIESALARVGKEPASLTECTSLEIVKRCVAAGQGVALAPRLAVHRECAAGLLAALPWAEGTLEVPVVLLWQADRPRSEVTAYFARAVRETLEEGGEPSGQSESVDARR; encoded by the coding sequence ATGAATCTCCTGGATCCCTGGCAGTTACGCACCTTTCTGGCCGCCGCCTCGGCCCCGTCCTTTCGGCAGGCGGCTTCGGACATCGCCCTTGCTCCGTCCACGGTCACCATGCAGATACAGGCCCTGGAAGAGACCCTGGGCGTGCCGCTTTTCCAGCGGGCAGCCGGGCGCATGGTGCTGACCGAGCACGGCCAGCGGCTCGTGGGGCATGCCCGGCGCTGGCTCGAGCTGGAAGCCGAGATCCGGCGCGGCATCGGTGGCGACGAGACGGCCAGCCCCGAACTGTCGGTGCGGATTTCCGAGAGCCTCGGGCTGGAACTCGTGCCGGCCATCCTGCCGCGTTTCCGGCAACGCTTCCCCCATACCCGGCTCATCCTGGCCACCCAATCCCGGCAAGGGCTGGCCAGCGATCTGCGCCAGGGGGGCGTGGACCTCGGCATCATCCTGGGCGAGCCGTTCGCCGCCGAGGGCGTGGCCATGGAGGAAATCCACCGGGAGCCGCTGGTCGTGATCGTGCCGCCCCGGTCCGATCTGGCCCGGCTCGCGGTGGTGGGCCCGGAGGAACTGGCCGTCCGGGAACTGCTCGTCACGCGCCATATCTGGAGCGTGCGACGGCGCATCGAAAGCGCTTTGGCCCGGGTCGGCAAGGAGCCTGCGTCGCTGACCGAATGCACCAGCCTGGAAATCGTCAAGCGCTGCGTCGCCGCCGGCCAGGGGGTGGCCCTGGCGCCGCGTCTGGCCGTGCACCGGGAGTGCGCCGCCGGGCTTTTGGCCGCGTTGCCCTGGGCCGAAGGGACGCTCGAGGTGCCGGTCGTGCTGCTGTGGCAGGCGGACCGGCCAAGGAGCGAGGTCACGGCGTATTTCGCCCGGGCGGTGCGGGAAACGCTTGAAGAAGGAGGAGAGCCTTCGGGACAGTCGGAGTCCGTTGACGCGCGCCGTTGA